The following proteins are co-located in the Bacteroidales bacterium genome:
- a CDS encoding serine hydroxymethyltransferase, with amino-acid sequence MERDKLIFDLIEKERQRQINGIELIASENFVSQQVLEAMGSVMTNKYAEGYPGNRYYGGCEIVDQSELIAIDRLKKLFDAEYANVQPHSGAQANMAVFMTVLKAGDTFMGLNLAHGGHLSHGSPVNSSGLFYKPIAYSVKEETGMVDYDMMEETAIKEKPKMIIGGASAYSREWDYERMRKIADRIGAIFMVDMAHPAGLIAAGELKNPLKWAHIVTSTTHKTLRGPRGGIILMGKDFVNPWGITTPKGEVRMMSSLLNSAVFPGIQGGPLEHVIASKAVSFGEALTPEFRDYQSRVKKNAAVMAKAFMDRGYKVVSDGTDNHLMLIDLRTKFPDITGKKVENTLVLSHITVNKNMVPFDSRSPFLTSGLRVGTPAITTRGLKEEHMGIIVNLIDEVISNIDNEIVIRKVGDKVVDMMKSFPLFSM; translated from the coding sequence ATGGAAAGAGATAAACTGATTTTTGACCTGATTGAGAAGGAGCGGCAGCGCCAGATAAACGGAATTGAACTGATTGCTTCAGAAAATTTTGTCAGCCAGCAGGTTCTGGAAGCAATGGGATCAGTGATGACAAATAAATATGCTGAAGGTTATCCGGGCAACAGGTATTATGGCGGATGTGAGATTGTTGACCAGTCGGAACTTATTGCCATTGACCGGCTTAAGAAACTTTTTGATGCAGAATATGCCAATGTTCAGCCCCATTCAGGAGCCCAGGCTAATATGGCTGTATTTATGACTGTACTTAAGGCTGGCGACACATTTATGGGACTCAATCTGGCACATGGAGGCCATCTCTCTCACGGTTCGCCTGTGAACTCCTCAGGATTATTCTATAAGCCAATAGCATACAGTGTTAAAGAAGAAACAGGTATGGTTGATTATGATATGATGGAAGAGACTGCCATAAAAGAGAAGCCTAAAATGATAATAGGAGGGGCTTCAGCATATTCAAGGGAGTGGGACTATGAGAGGATGAGGAAAATTGCAGACAGGATTGGTGCAATATTTATGGTAGATATGGCTCATCCTGCAGGATTGATAGCAGCAGGTGAACTGAAAAATCCGCTTAAGTGGGCTCATATTGTAACATCAACAACACATAAGACACTTCGCGGTCCGCGTGGTGGTATTATCCTTATGGGAAAGGACTTTGTTAATCCCTGGGGAATAACTACACCTAAAGGGGAAGTCAGAATGATGTCCTCTCTTCTTAATTCAGCTGTTTTCCCTGGTATACAGGGAGGTCCGCTTGAGCATGTAATTGCTTCAAAAGCAGTCTCTTTCGGAGAGGCTCTTACTCCTGAATTCAGGGATTATCAGTCGAGGGTAAAGAAAAATGCTGCTGTAATGGCTAAGGCTTTTATGGACAGGGGATATAAAGTTGTTTCTGACGGAACAGATAATCACCTGATGCTGATTGACCTTCGTACCAAGTTTCCTGACATTACAGGTAAGAAGGTTGAGAATACACTTGTTCTGTCGCATATAACAGTTAACAAGAACATGGTGCCTTTCGACAGCCGTTCTCCTTTCCTTACATCGGGACTGAGAGTCGGTACTCCGGCTATTACTACCAGAGGACTTAAGGAAGAGCATATGGGAATTATTGTAAATCTCATTGATGAAGTTATCTCTAATATTGATAATGAAATTGTTATCAGAAAGGTTGGAGATAAAGTGGTCGACATGATGAAATCATTTCCCCTTTTCTCTATGTAA
- a CDS encoding response regulator: MSTQKLIFIVDDDPFINMLVVKRFTSEGYKLESFLYGEECLDALGKNPDLIILDYFFVNNDRQVMNGMEVFDKIKEAKPDLPVIMLSGQEKGEIVLELARKGIDDYIIKDNNLIENLNTAITELFSRQ, encoded by the coding sequence ATGAGTACCCAGAAACTGATTTTTATTGTAGATGACGACCCATTTATTAATATGCTGGTTGTTAAGAGGTTTACCTCAGAAGGATATAAGCTTGAATCATTTCTGTATGGTGAGGAGTGTTTAGATGCTTTGGGTAAGAATCCCGATCTTATTATTCTCGACTATTTTTTTGTTAATAACGACAGGCAGGTTATGAACGGGATGGAAGTTTTTGATAAGATTAAAGAAGCTAAGCCTGATCTTCCGGTAATTATGCTTTCAGGTCAGGAGAAAGGCGAAATAGTTCTTGAACTTGCCCGCAAGGGAATAGACGACTATATAATTAAGGATAATAATCTCATCGAAAATCTGAATACGGCAATCACCGAATTGTTTTCCAGACAATAA
- a CDS encoding biopolymer transporter ExbD, with translation MAISQRNKISINFSSTGMTDVVFNLLIFFMLTSTLVHPTALKLLLPKGSSQTSAKPLTTVSITSDLKYYVETQPVNIDDLEAVLKQKLGEKPDTYISLHVDKTVPFENAVKVMNIAQSNNYKLIIATSPR, from the coding sequence ATGGCAATCTCCCAAAGAAACAAGATAAGTATCAACTTCAGTTCAACCGGAATGACTGATGTTGTATTTAATCTACTTATATTCTTCATGTTAACATCCACGCTGGTGCATCCCACTGCACTAAAGCTTTTGTTGCCGAAAGGAAGCAGTCAGACCTCAGCAAAACCGCTTACAACTGTGTCGATAACCAGCGACCTGAAATATTATGTAGAGACACAACCAGTCAACATAGATGACCTTGAAGCAGTGCTAAAGCAGAAACTTGGAGAAAAGCCTGATACATATATTTCTCTTCATGTCGATAAAACAGTACCTTTTGAAAATGCTGTAAAAGTTATGAACATTGCCCAGTCAAATAATTATAAGTTAATAATTGCAACCTCACCCAGATAA
- a CDS encoding MotA/TolQ/ExbB proton channel family protein — MAFLQFIMQDGAVPVENAGAMKLTLLDLAIKGGWVMIPIILLSFVAAYIFIERYYVIRKATKEDTNFMNRIKDYIHDGKIDAALALCRSTDSPSARMVEKGITRLGRPLQDISTAIENVGKLEISKLEKGFPTLATITGAEPMLGFLGTVIGMVQSFYAMSQAGNNIEVSMMSGGIYTALITTVAGLIVGIIGYFAYNTLVVRVEKVVFNLEATLTEFMDILNEPVKTDR; from the coding sequence ATGGCATTTTTACAGTTCATAATGCAGGACGGAGCCGTTCCTGTTGAAAACGCAGGTGCAATGAAACTCACACTCCTTGACCTCGCAATAAAAGGGGGTTGGGTAATGATCCCGATAATACTTCTTTCATTTGTGGCGGCTTATATCTTTATAGAGAGATACTATGTTATCAGGAAAGCCACCAAAGAAGATACAAATTTCATGAACAGGATAAAAGACTATATTCATGATGGAAAAATTGATGCAGCACTTGCTCTTTGCAGATCAACTGACAGTCCATCTGCCAGGATGGTTGAAAAAGGGATAACACGTCTTGGCAGACCTCTTCAGGATATCAGTACTGCTATTGAAAACGTAGGAAAGCTGGAAATATCGAAACTGGAAAAAGGATTCCCTACACTTGCAACAATAACAGGGGCTGAACCGATGCTTGGTTTCCTCGGAACAGTAATCGGAATGGTGCAGTCGTTCTATGCTATGTCGCAGGCAGGTAACAATATTGAAGTATCTATGATGTCGGGAGGAATCTATACCGCGCTTATTACAACAGTAGCCGGTTTAATCGTGGGTATAATAGGTTATTTTGCCTATAACACACTCGTTGTCAGAGTTGAAAAAGTTGTTTTTAACCTTGAAGCAACGCTGACCGAGTTTATGGATATTTTGAATGAACCTGTAAAAACAGATCGGTAA
- a CDS encoding translocation/assembly module TamB domain-containing protein, whose protein sequence is MLKNIKKSLKYFIIVAGIIILLPTLLYLVLQIPQVQTAIVQRITSHFSSELKSTISIESFHYRFFNRLTLNNILIKDNHNDTLLFSQEVSVILKGIDLKNNSTRLGKVTLIRPYVALITDSTGLMNLSWFLGKLKSPPDTVKKAPLRLSIDQIDFSNARFSLINHNGKKSKTRLDFNNMNFSDINGIIEDLNIENDTTSFNIYHLGFRENSGFNVRRMSSSVLLANQSILFNSFFLNCDSTILNLTRLGIRPDSSDSYKRFTEEVRLDILMERSIINTTEIAYFLPLPEGLNESVWISGKIAGTVSELRGRNIYLSYRDYTTLDCDFDFSGLPKIENAFIYIGVNSLNTNAKDFEKIRLPKKGLIIVPEALYKLGNVSFDGSFTGFTTDFVTYGKFSTDAGSLRTDISFRPEESERYRIKGLINGSDIDIGLLTDKSDLLGKLSMQANIDGYAYSFKKFAANLTGRIDSIEINSYKYRNIALNGSFTENAWDGSIKVADENIKLDVLGMFNFKNKLPEFDFTLNLADANLYKLNIDKLDTTANLTMLLTSNFKGSNIDNLDGEIKLLNSNYRKHNETLELYDFTIRTFSENNKPVLSLRTDFVNADIRGYYNFASIGGLIKSTLATLMPSQFPPVAKRTKSINNNFTFDINFRNTDKINNFFGTGILLADKSNLKGSVFTDSIISITGTAKSLSFRNNEFKDLRLNASTSGSAFSMDINTSTLLFLGQSDLKGFSVELDTKPDNFIFTINWDNKAELLNKGNFMARGSVAKSSSDPTKTLLMVEIDSTSIYARNNLWQIKNSSVKIDTNSVSINDLNISSRDRYYRIDGTISENPNDTLRLDFRGIDISPLNYLVNKKNAADAISIPLNFQGLLNGKIMVTNVYRNILLESDIVVNSFSMLGCQYGDISIKSALDNAGKIVKINAGSNLAGVKMLDIKGNYDPARKKIDLAAVAAKLPIDALNPLLKMFASGITGTASGKVNLSGSTDKMFLTGSIMAENASMKIDYLQTRYKLNDSVRFDKKGFRFNNLKLTDERGNPAILNGYVYHKNFKEYSSDVVINIPTPGCLVLNTKPKDNEMFYGTAVASGLTTIKAAPGLLSFDISARTGKGTKFNIPLTSGLSVSDYSFISFFDADSVLNKESGNYESINANTPAQAKKTGMEMNFDLQVTPDAEVQIIFDAKVGDVMKGRGTGDLNIVMTRKGDFLMNGDYVIEEGDYLFTLKNILNKSFSVENGGRIMFNGEMANAQIDLNAIYKIKTSLSPLVGGQSDAYSEREDVECQLRLTGKLFNPVVKLNIELPNSDEQKRAILRNKISTEEELSRQFLYLLITNSFLADESSSTTTSTAGTSAMAVTTTEMLSNQLSNWLSQINNDIDFAFQWRPGTTDASSQDLQFDLSTQLLNNKIKINSNLDYGIGGSAETDGQLTGDFDAEIRLTEKIRLKVFNRFNNTYSGRGPYTQGIGIFFREDFDKFSDLFKKKIKPEAKKEEEVTPKEETK, encoded by the coding sequence ATGCTCAAAAATATTAAAAAATCGCTTAAGTATTTCATAATAGTTGCCGGTATCATAATTTTGCTTCCGACTTTGCTATACCTTGTCCTGCAGATTCCACAGGTGCAGACTGCCATAGTACAACGGATCACCAGCCACTTTTCCTCAGAACTTAAATCCACAATCTCTATAGAGAGCTTCCACTACAGGTTCTTTAACAGACTGACATTAAATAATATCCTTATTAAGGACAATCACAATGATACTCTTCTGTTTTCGCAGGAGGTAAGTGTTATATTAAAAGGAATTGACCTTAAAAACAACTCAACACGTCTTGGTAAAGTAACTCTTATCAGGCCATACGTTGCTCTAATAACAGATTCAACAGGATTAATGAATCTCAGCTGGTTTCTTGGGAAGCTGAAAAGTCCTCCCGACACTGTTAAGAAAGCGCCTCTCAGGTTATCGATAGACCAGATTGACTTCAGCAATGCCAGGTTTTCACTTATCAACCACAATGGAAAGAAGAGTAAGACCAGGCTTGACTTTAATAATATGAACTTCTCTGACATTAACGGAATAATTGAAGATCTTAATATTGAGAACGATACAACCTCTTTCAATATTTACCACCTGGGCTTCAGGGAAAACAGCGGTTTTAATGTAAGGCGAATGAGCAGTTCTGTCTTGCTGGCCAACCAGAGTATCCTTTTTAACTCCTTCTTTCTTAATTGCGACAGTACCATACTCAATCTGACAAGGCTAGGTATCAGGCCCGATTCATCCGACTCATACAAAAGATTCACAGAGGAGGTAAGGCTCGATATCCTGATGGAGAGATCGATAATCAATACGACCGAGATCGCCTATTTTCTGCCTTTGCCTGAGGGGCTGAATGAAAGTGTGTGGATCTCAGGTAAAATTGCCGGAACAGTTTCCGAATTAAGGGGAAGAAACATTTATCTTTCGTACCGTGATTACACAACCCTTGACTGTGATTTTGACTTTTCCGGGCTGCCTAAAATTGAGAACGCATTCATTTATATTGGAGTTAACAGTCTGAATACCAATGCAAAAGATTTTGAAAAAATAAGATTACCAAAAAAGGGATTAATTATTGTGCCTGAAGCACTGTATAAGCTTGGGAATGTATCATTCGATGGCAGCTTCACCGGTTTTACTACAGATTTTGTTACTTACGGAAAGTTCAGCACCGATGCAGGCAGCCTGAGAACAGATATCTCATTCCGACCTGAAGAATCAGAGAGATACAGAATTAAGGGCCTCATCAACGGCAGTGATATCGATATCGGATTGCTGACAGACAAATCTGATTTGCTGGGAAAACTGAGTATGCAGGCAAATATTGATGGTTACGCCTACTCCTTTAAAAAATTTGCAGCAAACCTTACAGGCAGGATTGACAGTATTGAGATCAACAGTTACAAATACAGAAATATCGCGCTCAACGGTTCATTTACAGAGAACGCATGGGATGGCAGTATTAAAGTTGCCGATGAAAATATTAAACTCGATGTTCTGGGTATGTTTAATTTCAAGAATAAACTGCCTGAATTTGATTTCACACTTAACCTTGCCGATGCAAATCTGTATAAACTCAATATCGATAAACTTGATACCACAGCAAACCTTACAATGCTGCTGACATCAAATTTCAAAGGAAGTAACATCGACAACCTTGATGGAGAGATAAAACTTTTAAACTCAAACTACAGAAAGCATAATGAGACTCTCGAACTTTATGATTTTACTATAAGGACCTTCTCCGAGAACAACAAGCCTGTACTCAGTCTTCGTACTGATTTTGTAAATGCCGATATCAGGGGATATTACAACTTCGCATCAATCGGAGGCCTTATAAAATCAACGCTTGCAACTTTAATGCCCTCGCAGTTCCCTCCTGTTGCCAAACGGACCAAATCGATCAATAACAATTTTACTTTTGACATAAATTTCAGAAATACTGATAAGATAAATAACTTCTTCGGAACCGGAATCCTGCTGGCAGATAAAAGTAATCTCAAAGGTTCAGTGTTTACCGACAGTATAATCAGTATAACAGGTACTGCTAAATCGCTGAGCTTCAGAAACAATGAATTCAAAGATCTCCGGCTTAATGCTTCCACTTCCGGGTCAGCTTTCTCAATGGATATTAACACATCCACCCTTCTCTTCCTTGGCCAGTCTGACCTTAAAGGTTTCTCAGTTGAGCTCGATACCAAACCGGATAATTTTATTTTTACAATAAACTGGGACAATAAAGCCGAATTACTCAATAAAGGGAATTTTATGGCCAGAGGTTCAGTTGCAAAGAGCAGCTCAGACCCAACCAAAACACTCTTAATGGTTGAAATAGATTCAACCAGTATATATGCAAGAAATAATCTGTGGCAGATCAAAAATTCATCTGTTAAAATCGATACTAATTCGGTAAGTATAAATGACCTTAATATCAGCAGCAGAGACAGATATTACAGAATTGACGGCACAATTTCGGAAAATCCGAATGACACTTTGCGCCTTGACTTCAGAGGCATAGATATTTCACCTCTCAATTACCTGGTAAATAAGAAAAATGCCGCTGATGCGATTTCAATACCACTGAACTTTCAGGGCCTGTTAAATGGTAAAATAATGGTTACCAATGTCTACAGAAATATTCTGCTCGAGAGTGACATTGTTGTTAACAGTTTTTCTATGCTCGGCTGTCAATACGGTGATATTAGTATCAAATCAGCCCTGGATAACGCAGGAAAAATTGTAAAAATAAACGCAGGAAGCAATCTGGCGGGTGTTAAAATGTTAGATATAAAAGGCAATTATGATCCTGCCAGAAAGAAAATAGACCTTGCTGCTGTTGCAGCCAAACTGCCGATTGATGCTCTTAATCCGCTACTCAAAATGTTTGCCTCAGGTATTACAGGCACAGCCTCCGGGAAAGTGAATCTATCAGGCTCTACTGATAAAATGTTTTTAACAGGATCAATTATGGCTGAGAATGCTTCTATGAAAATTGATTACCTGCAGACAAGATACAAACTGAATGATTCTGTGCGATTTGATAAAAAAGGATTCAGATTCAATAATTTAAAACTTACTGATGAAAGAGGAAATCCGGCAATACTCAACGGTTATGTATATCATAAAAACTTTAAGGAATACTCTTCTGATGTGGTAATCAATATTCCAACTCCCGGATGCCTGGTACTCAATACAAAACCAAAAGACAATGAGATGTTTTATGGAACGGCAGTTGCATCGGGACTAACTACAATCAAGGCAGCACCGGGATTGCTTTCGTTTGATATCTCAGCACGCACAGGGAAAGGAACAAAATTTAATATCCCGCTCACATCAGGATTGTCAGTTTCCGATTACTCATTCATTTCCTTCTTTGATGCCGATTCTGTTTTAAATAAGGAATCTGGCAATTATGAAAGCATTAATGCAAACACCCCTGCCCAGGCAAAAAAAACCGGTATGGAAATGAATTTCGATCTTCAGGTGACACCTGATGCTGAAGTTCAAATCATATTTGATGCCAAGGTCGGTGATGTTATGAAAGGGAGAGGCACCGGTGATCTTAACATAGTTATGACACGTAAAGGAGATTTCCTGATGAATGGTGACTATGTTATTGAAGAAGGAGACTATTTATTCACCCTGAAAAATATTCTGAATAAATCGTTCAGCGTCGAGAATGGAGGTCGGATTATGTTTAATGGTGAAATGGCTAACGCGCAGATTGACCTGAATGCTATATATAAAATCAAGACATCTCTTAGTCCTCTGGTTGGAGGACAAAGCGATGCATATAGTGAAAGAGAGGATGTTGAGTGCCAGCTCAGGCTCACCGGGAAATTATTTAATCCTGTTGTAAAATTGAATATAGAACTGCCAAATTCCGATGAGCAGAAAAGAGCCATTCTACGCAACAAGATCTCAACCGAAGAAGAATTAAGCAGGCAATTTCTTTACCTCCTGATAACAAATAGTTTCCTGGCAGATGAATCGAGTTCAACAACAACCTCAACGGCAGGTACCTCGGCAATGGCTGTAACAACAACTGAGATGCTCTCAAATCAGTTAAGCAACTGGCTGTCGCAGATAAACAATGATATAGATTTTGCATTCCAGTGGCGACCAGGAACAACAGATGCCAGCAGTCAGGACCTGCAATTTGATCTCTCCACGCAGCTATTGAATAATAAAATAAAAATTAACAGTAACCTGGATTATGGAATTGGCGGCTCAGCAGAGACTGATGGACAACTAACCGGGGATTTTGATGCAGAGATCCGTCTGACCGAAAAAATCAGGCTGAAAGTATTTAACAGATTTAATAATACGTATTCGGGAAGAGGTCCGTATACCCAGGGAATCGGTATTTTCTTCAGGGAAGATTTCGATAAGTTCTCCGATCTCTTCAAAAAGAAAATCAAACCCGAAGCAAAAAAAGAGGAAGAAGTCACTCCCAAAGAAGAAACCAAATAA
- the tsaD gene encoding tRNA (adenosine(37)-N6)-threonylcarbamoyltransferase complex transferase subunit TsaD yields MAVTILAIESSCDDTSVAVLSDGCVLSNLIANQEIHMSYGGVVPELASRAHQANIVPVTHQAVVRAGIKNEDINAVAFTRGPGLLGSLLVGTSFAKGFALALNIPLIEVNHLQAHVLAHFILEKDKKNRIPEFPFLCLLVSGGHTRIIVMKSHLEMEVIGNTIDDAAGEAFDKCGKVMGFTYPAGPLIDKLAKEGNKNAFKFAKPSVKGLDFSFSGLKTSFLYFLRDRLKEDPDFVEKNKADLCASLQHIIVSILINKMVKASALTGIREIGIAGGVSANSGLREAMREEAIRRNWNLFIPEFRYTTDNAAMIGITGYYKYLRGEFCTHDVAPLARY; encoded by the coding sequence ATGGCAGTTACAATCCTTGCAATAGAATCCTCCTGCGATGATACCTCTGTTGCTGTATTAAGTGATGGTTGTGTTCTTTCCAACCTTATTGCCAACCAGGAGATCCACATGTCGTATGGTGGGGTTGTCCCCGAACTGGCATCCAGGGCACATCAGGCAAATATTGTGCCGGTAACGCATCAGGCAGTTGTAAGAGCCGGAATTAAAAACGAAGATATAAATGCTGTTGCCTTTACAAGAGGACCGGGATTACTAGGGTCACTGCTTGTAGGTACCTCATTTGCAAAGGGTTTTGCACTGGCACTCAATATACCGTTAATAGAGGTTAATCACCTCCAGGCACATGTTCTTGCTCATTTTATACTCGAAAAAGATAAAAAAAACAGAATCCCTGAATTCCCGTTTCTTTGCCTTTTGGTTTCCGGCGGACATACACGCATAATTGTTATGAAAAGCCATCTTGAGATGGAGGTAATTGGTAATACTATCGATGATGCCGCAGGGGAAGCCTTTGATAAATGCGGAAAAGTGATGGGATTTACATATCCTGCCGGACCATTAATTGATAAACTGGCAAAGGAGGGAAACAAAAACGCTTTCAAATTTGCAAAACCTTCTGTTAAAGGCCTCGATTTCAGTTTTAGCGGACTGAAGACAAGCTTTTTGTACTTTCTCAGAGACAGGTTAAAAGAGGATCCCGACTTCGTTGAGAAGAATAAAGCTGATTTATGTGCCTCTCTTCAGCATATAATTGTAAGTATTCTAATAAATAAAATGGTAAAGGCATCAGCACTTACAGGAATAAGGGAGATAGGAATTGCAGGTGGTGTCTCTGCAAATTCCGGTTTACGAGAGGCAATGAGAGAGGAAGCAATCAGAAGGAACTGGAATCTGTTTATTCCGGAATTCAGATACACAACAGATAATGCTGCAATGATAGGAATTACAGGTTATTATAAATATCTTAGGGGAGAGTTTTGTACTCATGATGTGGCACCTTTAGCCAGATATTAA
- a CDS encoding DUF1987 domain-containing protein, with amino-acid sequence MEELRISPTKNTPEIILNPEGMIRIRGRSIHENVTDFFAPVEEWVTAYIVNPAEVTCVDMNLEYFNSASAKVFIHLLQKITYVALKHKKFIFNWYYEEGDEDILERGEYFASVLDVPVNLIKTN; translated from the coding sequence ATGGAGGAGTTGAGGATTTCACCGACGAAAAACACGCCGGAAATCATTTTAAATCCAGAGGGGATGATCAGGATCAGGGGGAGATCAATACATGAGAATGTAACTGATTTCTTTGCTCCTGTCGAGGAATGGGTTACAGCATACATTGTTAATCCTGCCGAAGTTACTTGTGTAGATATGAATCTTGAATACTTTAACAGTGCCAGCGCTAAGGTGTTCATACATTTGTTGCAGAAGATCACATACGTTGCTCTGAAACACAAAAAATTTATTTTTAACTGGTACTATGAGGAGGGCGATGAAGATATTCTTGAAAGAGGTGAATACTTCGCATCAGTACTGGATGTCCCTGTAAATCTGATCAAAACCAACTGA
- a CDS encoding metallophosphoesterase — MKLLFTFFFAIIISFNMSAQSQKPLFSFGVIADVQYADADAAGTRFYRSSTGKLREALKDLKSDSVRFVINLGDLIDRDYNSYKPVMDVLDSSGLTIYHTAGNHDYSVDSKYKKRLPVLITAKKGYYSIVYENFRFIFLNGNEISTYSSGNKATVKNALAILDEMKKKGEINAVDWNGGISNDQISWLRSQLDLSNEANERVFLVCHFPVFPENVHNLLNYKEVLSLLEKYHNIIAWLNGHNHAGNYGNYNMIHFVTFRGMVETEQLNSFARVDVYRNKIWITGTGREKNQILAY; from the coding sequence ATGAAGTTACTTTTCACATTCTTTTTTGCCATTATAATCTCATTCAATATGTCTGCGCAGAGTCAGAAGCCGTTATTTTCATTTGGTGTAATTGCTGATGTCCAGTATGCTGATGCTGATGCTGCTGGAACAAGATTCTACAGGTCATCAACAGGTAAACTGAGGGAAGCACTAAAAGATCTTAAATCCGATTCTGTAAGGTTCGTTATAAATCTCGGTGATCTTATCGACAGGGATTACAATTCCTACAAACCGGTAATGGATGTGCTTGATTCATCGGGTCTTACAATCTATCATACAGCAGGGAACCATGATTACTCTGTTGATTCAAAATACAAAAAGAGACTTCCTGTACTTATCACAGCAAAAAAAGGATATTATTCAATAGTATATGAAAATTTCCGGTTTATCTTCCTGAACGGCAATGAGATCAGTACCTATTCTTCTGGCAATAAAGCCACAGTTAAAAATGCATTAGCCATTCTGGATGAAATGAAAAAGAAAGGTGAAATAAATGCAGTTGACTGGAATGGCGGGATAAGCAATGATCAGATTTCATGGTTAAGATCGCAGCTCGATCTGTCGAATGAAGCTAACGAGAGAGTATTCCTTGTATGCCACTTCCCGGTATTTCCTGAAAATGTTCATAATCTACTGAATTATAAAGAAGTACTCTCACTTCTTGAGAAATATCATAATATAATCGCGTGGCTGAACGGACATAACCATGCTGGAAATTACGGCAATTACAATATGATTCATTTTGTCACCTTCAGGGGAATGGTTGAGACTGAACAGCTGAACAGTTTCGCCAGGGTGGATGTCTACAGGAACAAAATCTGGATTACTGGAACAGGGCGGGAAAAAAACCAGATCCTGGCCTATTAA
- a CDS encoding serpin family protein: protein MKTIIFRSFEGFLLAAALFLISCTKDNSEIVPVEPVTIDLTASQVELIQSENSFAFDIFGKTYENTEASKNIIVSPLSISCALSMTLNGAAGATRTAMLEALRVNGITPEVINSSYKSLSEALLSVDKRVNISIANSVWTENNFVVKKPFTDILTKYYSAEARSFDINDPLVPKQINTWIEGKTNGLIKDMVDKLNDNTVMLLINAIYFKGIWNSKFDKANTVNRLFYKPDGSTLEVPMMKQKADFKVYTGENFVLAEFPYGQGNFVMDVIVPNENNGLNSVAASLNDDNFRKWIEGLNKRETDLSFPRFKNSYKIKLKDILSDMGMAIAFYDGADFSNISDRDLLINDVTHQAFIETNEEGTEAAAATIVDIGMTSAPLTPFILNIDHPFIYIIREVTTNSILFMGKVADPTVN, encoded by the coding sequence ATGAAAACCATTATATTCAGGTCTTTTGAAGGATTCCTGCTTGCTGCCGCTCTTTTTTTGATTTCATGTACTAAGGATAATTCAGAGATTGTACCGGTAGAGCCGGTTACTATTGATCTGACTGCCAGTCAGGTGGAATTAATCCAGTCGGAAAATTCTTTTGCATTCGATATCTTCGGAAAGACATATGAAAATACAGAAGCCTCAAAAAATATTATAGTCTCCCCTCTCAGCATCTCCTGCGCCCTTTCGATGACACTTAACGGAGCAGCCGGTGCTACACGCACAGCCATGCTTGAGGCTCTCAGGGTAAACGGAATAACACCCGAGGTAATAAACAGTTCATATAAAAGTCTTTCGGAGGCACTGCTTTCAGTTGATAAACGGGTGAATATTTCTATTGCCAATTCAGTATGGACAGAGAACAACTTTGTCGTGAAGAAACCATTCACTGATATACTTACAAAGTACTATAGTGCGGAAGCAAGATCATTTGATATAAATGACCCTTTGGTTCCGAAACAAATCAACACCTGGATTGAGGGTAAGACAAACGGTCTTATAAAAGACATGGTAGATAAGCTTAATGATAATACTGTTATGCTCCTTATAAATGCCATATATTTTAAAGGTATATGGAATTCAAAGTTTGATAAGGCGAACACGGTAAACAGGTTATTCTATAAACCGGATGGATCAACACTTGAAGTCCCGATGATGAAGCAGAAAGCTGATTTCAAAGTATATACCGGCGAAAACTTTGTTCTTGCCGAGTTTCCATACGGTCAGGGAAATTTTGTAATGGATGTTATTGTACCGAATGAAAATAACGGATTAAATTCAGTTGCAGCATCTCTTAACGACGATAACTTCAGAAAATGGATCGAAGGTCTGAATAAAAGAGAAACTGATCTCTCATTTCCCCGTTTTAAAAACAGTTACAAAATAAAACTGAAGGATATACTCAGCGATATGGGAATGGCAATCGCATTTTATGACGGAGCGGATTTCTCAAATATTTCAGATCGCGATCTCCTCATAAATGATGTCACTCACCAGGCATTCATAGAGACCAATGAGGAAGGAACAGAGGCCGCAGCTGCCACGATTGTTGATATAGGAATGACTTCAGCACCCTTGACACCCTTTATACTTAATATAGACCACCCATTCATATATATAATCAGGGAAGTAACCACCAACTCAATTCTCTTTATGGGAAAAGTGGCAGATCCGACTGTGAACTAA